The following coding sequences are from one Campylobacter sp. RM16187 window:
- a CDS encoding ComEC/Rec2 family competence protein: MYSNKVFESKREIGLFCLFCLFVLAFNLAIKFYEFKNFKADRYKILQAKVLQSYLKTNDKGKIYRVLRLKTGNFTLYTTAKVDFEPEINSKILLRPIKNKLTFIDYLSRSFYLPNFGILEIRYSENSKYLDKFREKIYDFISSQHDISKAKELYTALFLATSISKELRSDVNHFAIAHLIAISGYHLGIIFGFLYFILHPIYRYFQARFFPFRSEKFDLSIVIFIFLFGYLMLIDFVPSFLRAFLMSLLIFYMLSRNVRIISFEALFILIAFAVSFMPSLLFSIGFYLSCAGVFYIYLYLHHFGNKFSNLTHVILLNLWVYLAMIIPVLYFFPLISFQQFAVLPLSLIFVIFYPLSLVLHLLNLGGIFDENLIWFLELRMDSVNLDINLYIFLIYNILSLISIKNRNLALLLVFSNLFCFISLL; this comes from the coding sequence ATGTATAGTAATAAAGTTTTTGAAAGCAAGCGTGAAATAGGGCTGTTTTGCCTTTTTTGTCTTTTTGTTTTAGCCTTTAATTTAGCTATCAAATTTTATGAATTCAAAAACTTTAAGGCAGATAGGTATAAAATTTTGCAAGCCAAGGTGCTTCAAAGCTATCTAAAAACAAATGATAAGGGTAAAATCTACCGAGTTTTAAGGCTAAAAACAGGAAATTTTACTCTGTATACGACCGCCAAAGTGGATTTTGAGCCCGAGATAAATTCTAAAATTTTGCTTCGTCCTATTAAAAATAAACTTACTTTCATCGATTATTTAAGCCGTAGTTTTTATCTGCCAAATTTTGGAATTTTAGAGATAAGATATAGTGAAAATAGCAAATATCTAGATAAATTTAGAGAAAAAATCTATGATTTTATATCCAGTCAACACGACATATCAAAAGCAAAAGAGCTATATACTGCGCTTTTTTTAGCCACTTCTATATCAAAGGAGCTAAGAAGCGATGTAAATCACTTTGCAATAGCCCATCTAATAGCCATCAGCGGTTATCATTTGGGGATTATTTTTGGGTTTTTGTATTTTATATTGCACCCTATTTATCGCTATTTTCAGGCTAGATTTTTTCCTTTTAGAAGTGAGAAATTTGATCTAAGTATAGTTATTTTTATATTTTTATTTGGCTATCTTATGCTGATAGACTTTGTGCCGTCTTTTTTGCGGGCATTTTTGATGAGCTTGCTTATTTTTTATATGCTTAGTAGAAATGTGCGAATTATTAGTTTTGAAGCTCTGTTTATTTTGATAGCTTTTGCGGTTAGTTTTATGCCCTCTTTACTGTTTAGTATCGGCTTTTATCTCTCTTGTGCAGGAGTGTTTTATATCTATCTTTATCTGCATCATTTTGGTAATAAATTTTCAAATCTCACTCATGTTATCTTGCTAAATTTATGGGTGTATTTGGCTATGATAATACCGGTTTTATATTTTTTCCCTCTGATTAGCTTTCAGCAGTTTGCCGTGTTGCCTTTAAGTTTAATTTTTGTGATTTTTTACCCTCTTAGTTTGGTGCTTCATCTACTAAATTTAGGCGGGATTTTCGATGAAAATTTAATTTGGTTTTTAGAGTTAAGGATGGATAGTGTAAATTTGGATATAAATTTATATATCTTTTTAATCTATAATATTTTAAGTTTAATTAGTATAAAAAATAGAAATTTAGCTCTCTTGCTCGTTTTTTCCAATCTCTTTTGCTTTATCTCTTTGCTCTAA